In the genome of Limnobaculum zhutongyuii, one region contains:
- a CDS encoding succinate dehydrogenase/fumarate reductase iron-sulfur subunit — MSEMKTLKVEVMRYNPERDSEPHFEAYDVPYDASTSLLDALGYIKDNLAPDLSYRWSCRMAICGSCGMMVNKVPKLACKTFLRDYTDGLKVEALGNFPIERDLVVDMTHFIESLEAIKPYIINDSLKPENGPTIQMPAQMEKYHQFSGCINCGLCYAACPQFGLNPEFIGPAVITLGHRYNLDTRDKGKAARMPQLNGKNGVWSCTFVGYCSEVCPKHVDPAAAIQQGKVESSKDFMIAMLKPQ; from the coding sequence ATGTCTGAGATGAAAACCCTCAAAGTTGAAGTCATGCGCTATAACCCGGAGCGCGACAGTGAACCCCACTTCGAGGCGTATGATGTGCCTTATGATGCGTCCACTTCCCTGCTGGATGCTCTGGGCTATATTAAGGACAACCTGGCTCCGGACCTGTCTTACCGCTGGTCCTGCCGGATGGCGATTTGTGGTTCGTGCGGCATGATGGTGAACAAGGTGCCTAAACTGGCCTGTAAAACCTTCCTGCGGGACTACACCGATGGTCTGAAGGTGGAAGCGCTGGGTAACTTCCCGATTGAGCGCGACCTGGTGGTGGACATGACTCACTTTATTGAGAGTCTGGAAGCCATTAAGCCTTATATCATTAATGACAGTCTGAAGCCGGAGAACGGTCCGACCATTCAGATGCCGGCACAGATGGAGAAATACCATCAGTTTTCCGGTTGTATCAACTGCGGTCTGTGTTATGCCGCCTGTCCTCAGTTTGGTCTGAACCCGGAATTTATTGGTCCGGCAGTGATTACCCTGGGACACCGTTACAACCTGGATACACGTGATAAGGGTAAAGCGGCCCGTATGCCACAGCTTAACGGCAAGAATGGCGTATGGAGTTGTACCTTCGTCGGTTACTGTTCTGAAGTCTGTCCGAAACACGTTGACCCGGCTGCGGCTATTCAGCAGGGCAAGGTGGAAAGTTCGAAAGACTTTATGATTGCCATGCTGAAACCTCAATAA